A DNA window from Zonotrichia leucophrys gambelii isolate GWCS_2022_RI chromosome 15, RI_Zleu_2.0, whole genome shotgun sequence contains the following coding sequences:
- the KMT5A gene encoding N-lysine methyltransferase KMT5A, which yields MAARANQRPERADWQEVKPMGLPRVTRRLPAERLASPGTPRGQSGPPGAGAPGRGAAAAAAMAGGRNMPKTRAGGVEKASPESAERKGPSRPRAGGENVFIGQSKIYSYLNPNKAPGARPPLQEENSVMYHEVKCQGKTLKETYRKGAGKKNSGKIVEGAVKSEEQKDKEGVCNPSVPSDQNQETVESQRTPLPADCAEEANAKPAQKKMVKAKRGSRKKTQGRTPNRKVTDYYPVRRSSRKSKSELETEERRKIDELITSGKEEGMKIDYIDGKGRGVIATKHFNRGEFVVEYHGDLIEITDAKKREAVYAQDPSTGCYMYYFQYLSKTYCVDATKETNRLGRLINHSKCGNCQTKLHDIDGVPHLILIASRDIKAGEELLYDYGDRSKASIEAHPWLKH from the exons ATGGCGGCTCGCGCCAATCAGAGGCCTGAGCGCGCTGATTGGCAGGAGGTTAAACCAATGGGGTTGCCAAGGGTAACGCGGCGTCTCCCTGCGGAGCGGTTGGCGTCGCCGGGGACTCCGCGGGGACAGTCGGGGCCGCCCGGCGCGGGGGCtccggggcgcggggcggccgctgccgccgccatGGCCGGAG GGAGGAACATGCCCAAGACCAGGGCGGGCGGCGTGGAGAAGGCAAGCCCCGAGAGCGCCGAGAGGAAGGGCCCGAGCCGCCCCCGGGCCGGCGGG GAGAATGTGTTTATTGGTCAATCCAAAATCTACAGCTACCTGAATCCCAACAAAGCTCCTGGTGCTCGCCCCCCGCTTCAAGAGGAGAACTCGGTCATGTATCACGAGGTGAAATGTCAGGGCAAGACACTAAAGGAAACCTACAGGAAAGGAGCTG GAAAAAAGAATAGTGGCAAAATAGTTGAAGGTGCTGTGAAATCAGAAGAGCAGAAGGATAAGGAAGGTGTGTGCAATCCTTCAGTGCCCTCTGATCAAAACCAAGAAACTGTGGAAAGCCAGAGGACTCCCCTGCCTGCAGACTGTGCCGAGGAGGCCAATGCAAAGCCGGCTCAGAAGAAGATGGTTAAAGCAAAACGAGGATCGAGGAAAAA aaCACAAGGAAGAACACCAAACCGAAAAGTAACAGATTATTACCCTGTTAGAAGAAGttccaggaaaagcaaatcTGAATTGGAG actgaggaaaggaggaaaatagaTGAGCTGATTACaagtgggaaggaagaaggaatgaAG ATTGATTATATTGATGGCAAAGGGAGAGGAGTAATTGCAACTAAACATTTTAATCGAGGAGAATTTGTGGTTGAGTATCACGGGGATCTCATCGAGATCACTGATGCCAAGAAACGAGAGGCTGTGTATGCTCAAGACCCATCCACAGGCTGCTACATGTACTATTTCCAGTACCTCAGCAAAACCTACTG TGTCGATGCTACGAAAGAAACGAATCGTCTGGGAAGGCTCATTAATCACAGCAAGTGTGGCAATTGCCAGACCAAGCTGCACGACATCGATGGCGTGCCTCATCTCATCCTCATCGCCTCCAGGGACATTAAGGCAGGTGAAGAACTGTTGTACGACTATGGAGACAGAAGCAAAGCTTCCATTGAAGCTCACCCGTGGCTGAAACACTAA
- the RILPL2 gene encoding RILP-like protein 2 isoform X1, with protein sequence MERGRDGEEELEEEEEDEDEEDGGPESALEKSPFQLTAADVYDISSVVGRDLLQLRAGPQLPAARARLQFRIVRVLEMLEALVSESSVTEEQLRRERDSLRRELEQLRAAARGSDPQSSLGPDQMVIDLTDPNRPRFTLQELRDVLQERNQLKAQLLVVQEELQCYKSGIISQKRDQTEELEKAASGSSAGTRKDSEEKTIIKRLFSFKHGK encoded by the exons ATGGAGCGGGGCCGGGAcggggaggaggagctggaggaggaggaggaggatgaggatgaggaggatggtGGCCCGGAGAGCGCTCTGGAGAAGAGCCCGTTCCAGCTGACGGCCGCGGATGTGTACGACATCTCCTCCGTGGTGGGCCGGGACCTGCTGCAGCTCCGCGCCGGGCCGCAGCtgcccgccgcccgcgcccggCTGCAGTTCAGGATCGTCCGggtgctggagatgctggaggcGCTGGTGAGCGAGAGCAGCGTGACCGAGGAGCAGCTGCGGCGGGAGCGGGACAGCCTCCGGCGGGAGCTCGAGCAGCTGCGGGCGGCGGCCCGAGGGAGCGACCCGCAG TCCAGCCTCGGACCAGATCAAATGGTGATAGACCTCACAGACCCCAACCGGCCCCGGTTCACGTTACAGGAGCTCCGGGATGTATTGCAAGAGAGGAACCAGCTGAAAGCTCAGCTTCTGGTGGTGCAAGAGGAGCTACAGTGCTACAAGAG tgGGATCATCTCACAGAAAAGGGACCAAACTGAAGAACTGGAAAAAGCAgccagtggcagcagtgctggcaccagAAAGGACAGTGAAGAGAAGACAATCATCAAACGGTT gttttcttttaaacatgGAAAATGA
- the SNRNP35 gene encoding U11/U12 small nuclear ribonucleoprotein 35 kDa protein: MADWAPIAKEYDPLKAGSIDGTDEEPHDRAIWRAMLARYVPNKGVTGDPHLTLFVARLNLQTTEEKLKEVFSRYGDIRKIRLVRDLVTGFSKGYAFIEYKEERALLKAHRDANRLVIDQHEIFVDFELERTLKGWIPRRLGGGFGGKKESGQLRFGGRDRPFRKPINLPNVKNDFYGEGSSEKRNWSREGTRDWRTRDRDHERSRDKRWPERERSWAWGDSERERDSKEERSRGRERKDRDRKDRDRDRSRDRDTKKQRDDDKHR; encoded by the coding sequence ATGGCTGACTGGGCCCCCATAGCGAAGGAGTACGATCCCCTCAAGGCCGGCAGCATCGATGGCACGGACGAGGAGCCCCACGACCGGGCCATATGGCGGGCCATGCTGGCACGGTACGTACCCAACAAGGGCGTCACGGGAGATCCTCACCTCACCCTCTTCGTGGCGAGGCTCAACCTTCAGACCACAGAAGAGAAGTTAAAGGAGGTTTTTTCCCGCTATGGAGACATCAGAAAGATCCGTCTGGTTCGAGACCTGGTCACAGGATTTTCCAAGGGTTATGCGTTTATTGAGTACAAAGAGGAGCGCGCACTGCTGAAGGCCCACAGAGATGCCAACAGGCTGGTCATCGACCAACATGAGATCTTTGTGGACTTTGAACTGGAAAGAACTCTCAAAGGATGGATTCCCCGGAGGCTTGGGGGTGGGTTTGGAGGCAAGAAAGAATCCGGGCAGCTGCGCTTCGGAGGACGGGACAGACCTTTCCGAAAGCCCATCAATTTGCCAAACGTGAAAAATGATTTCTATGGAGAAGGAtcatcagagaaaagaaactggTCCCGTGAGGGAACAAGGGACTGGAGAACCAGGGACCGGGACCatgagaggagcagggacaaaCGCTGGCCAGAAAGGGAGAGGTCGTGGGCTTGGGGTgacagtgagagagagagagattccaaagaggagaggagcagggggagggaaaggaaggacagagacaggaaggacagggatagggaccggagcagggacagagatacCAAGAAGCAAAGAGATGATGATAAGCATCGATAG
- the RILPL2 gene encoding RILP-like protein 2 isoform X2 — protein MERGRDGEEELEEEEEDEDEEDGGPESALEKSPFQLTAADVYDISSVVGRDLLQLRAGPQLPAARARLQFRIVRVLEMLEALVSESSVTEEQLRRERDSLRRELEQLRAAARGSDPQSSLGPDQMVIDLTDPNRPRFTLQELRDVLQERNQLKAQLLVVQEELQCYKRVERGTCLAGELGTSHLLPGLV, from the exons ATGGAGCGGGGCCGGGAcggggaggaggagctggaggaggaggaggaggatgaggatgaggaggatggtGGCCCGGAGAGCGCTCTGGAGAAGAGCCCGTTCCAGCTGACGGCCGCGGATGTGTACGACATCTCCTCCGTGGTGGGCCGGGACCTGCTGCAGCTCCGCGCCGGGCCGCAGCtgcccgccgcccgcgcccggCTGCAGTTCAGGATCGTCCGggtgctggagatgctggaggcGCTGGTGAGCGAGAGCAGCGTGACCGAGGAGCAGCTGCGGCGGGAGCGGGACAGCCTCCGGCGGGAGCTCGAGCAGCTGCGGGCGGCGGCCCGAGGGAGCGACCCGCAG TCCAGCCTCGGACCAGATCAAATGGTGATAGACCTCACAGACCCCAACCGGCCCCGGTTCACGTTACAGGAGCTCCGGGATGTATTGCAAGAGAGGAACCAGCTGAAAGCTCAGCTTCTGGTGGTGCAAGAGGAGCTACAGTGCTACAAGAG GGTGGAAAGAGGAACCTGCCTTGCAGGGGAGCTGGGAACCTCCCATCTGTTGCCAGGCCTGGTGTGA